A single genomic interval of Candidatus Acidiferrales bacterium harbors:
- the ilvC gene encoding ketol-acid reductoisomerase, with protein sequence MAKINFGGTIEDVVTRDEFPLAKAKEVLKKEVIAVIGYGVQGPAQSLNMRDNGFNVIVGQANEFKDDWNKAVKDGWVPGKTLFSIEEAAQKGTIIQYLVSDAAQRAIWPKLKPFLTKGKALYFSHGFSITYKEQTGVVPPADIDVIMVAPKGSGTSVRRNYLAGSGINSSYAVFQDATGNATERTLAIGIAIGSGYLFPTTFKQEVYSDLTGERGVLMGALAGIMSAQYDVLREHGHTPSEAFNETVEELTQSLIRLVDENGMDWMYANCSVTAQRGALDWLPRFKAAVVPVFKQLYEAVASGSETKRVLESTGGPNYRELLNKELKEIHDSEMWTAGAAVRSLRPQNWKK encoded by the coding sequence ATGGCAAAAATCAATTTTGGTGGTACCATTGAAGATGTTGTAACACGCGATGAGTTCCCACTGGCAAAAGCAAAAGAAGTATTAAAGAAAGAAGTCATTGCTGTCATAGGCTATGGTGTTCAGGGTCCCGCACAATCGTTAAACATGCGCGACAACGGGTTTAACGTGATTGTCGGTCAGGCTAACGAGTTTAAAGACGATTGGAACAAAGCCGTTAAAGACGGCTGGGTTCCGGGCAAGACGTTGTTCTCGATCGAGGAAGCAGCGCAAAAAGGAACAATCATCCAATACCTGGTTTCCGATGCTGCACAGAGAGCGATCTGGCCGAAGTTGAAACCGTTTCTCACGAAGGGGAAAGCACTTTATTTTTCGCATGGATTTTCCATTACATATAAAGAGCAAACAGGAGTCGTTCCACCGGCTGATATCGATGTAATAATGGTTGCTCCGAAAGGATCAGGAACAAGTGTACGCCGCAATTACCTGGCAGGATCAGGTATCAATTCAAGCTATGCAGTTTTCCAGGATGCGACGGGAAATGCAACCGAGCGAACACTGGCAATCGGAATTGCGATCGGTTCCGGTTATCTATTCCCGACCACATTCAAGCAGGAAGTCTACAGCGACCTAACCGGCGAACGCGGGGTTTTGATGGGAGCACTTGCAGGAATTATGTCGGCTCAATATGACGTGCTGAGAGAACATGGTCACACTCCAAGTGAAGCGTTCAATGAAACAGTCGAAGAATTGACACAGAGTTTGATACGTTTGGTCGACGAGAACGGCATGGATTGGATGTATGCAAATTGCAGCGTGACTGCTCAGCGCGGCGCACTCGACTGGCTTCCGAGATTTAAAGCTGCTGTTGTTCCGGTATTTAAACAACTGTATGAAGCTGTTGCCAGCGGCTCCGAAACGAAACGCGTTCTGGAATCGACCGGCGGTCCAAATTACAGAGAATTATTGAATAAGGAACTGAAAGAAATTCATGATTCGGAAATGTGGACGGCAGGTGCTGCCGTTCGTTCGCTTCGTCCCCAGAATTGGAAAAAATAA
- the ilvN gene encoding acetolactate synthase small subunit: protein MKKHTISILVENKFGALNRIVGLFSARGYNIDSISVGTSEDDSVARVTIVSKGDDDVIEQIIKQLNKLIDVTKVADLTYEGFVERELILIKVAANRNSRPELMQISEIFRSKIVDISPRSLTIEATGNEKKVDAMIKMLAPFGIKEIARTGQVALKREFEGTV from the coding sequence GTGAAAAAGCACACTATCTCCATCCTGGTCGAAAACAAATTCGGCGCTTTGAACAGGATTGTCGGGTTATTCAGCGCACGCGGCTACAACATCGACAGCATCTCAGTCGGTACAAGCGAAGACGATTCTGTAGCACGAGTAACTATCGTTTCGAAAGGTGACGACGATGTCATCGAACAGATTATCAAGCAGCTTAACAAACTTATCGACGTCACGAAAGTGGCGGATCTCACCTATGAGGGATTCGTAGAAAGAGAGCTGATACTAATCAAGGTAGCGGCGAACCGAAATTCTCGTCCTGAGCTCATGCAGATCTCCGAGATTTTCAGATCTAAAATAGTTGATATAAGTCCACGCTCTCTGACGATCGAGGCAACCGGTAACGAGAAAAAAGTCGACGCGATGATAAAGATGCTTGCGCCTTTCGGCATAAAAGAAATCGCCCGGACAGGTCAAGTAGCATTGAAACGCGAGTTCGAGGGAACGGTATGA
- a CDS encoding 3-isopropylmalate dehydratase, which translates to MQPNKIVGKVYVVGDNIDTDQIIPAKHLVYDTHSPEERKLFGKYAMSGVPEEKSGLPRGGIKFVEDGTHLSIFNIIVGGKNFGCGSSREHAPLALQVAGVKAVVAQTYARIFYRNSVDGGFIMPLESVENIFAHFKTGDEIAIDLEKNIITDSTSGKSFALRALGDAAEIINSGGLFSYARKIGMIRA; encoded by the coding sequence ATGCAACCGAACAAAATCGTTGGAAAAGTTTATGTGGTTGGCGACAATATCGATACGGACCAAATTATTCCGGCTAAACATCTTGTTTATGACACTCATTCCCCTGAAGAACGAAAACTCTTCGGAAAATATGCAATGAGTGGAGTTCCGGAAGAGAAATCCGGACTCCCGCGTGGCGGAATTAAGTTCGTGGAAGACGGTACTCACTTGTCGATATTCAATATCATCGTAGGGGGGAAAAACTTCGGCTGCGGTTCTTCGAGAGAACACGCACCATTAGCTTTGCAGGTCGCGGGCGTGAAAGCTGTGGTGGCGCAGACCTACGCCCGAATCTTTTACAGAAATTCAGTCGACGGCGGTTTCATAATGCCGCTTGAATCCGTTGAAAATATTTTTGCTCACTTCAAAACAGGCGACGAGATTGCCATCGATTTAGAAAAGAACATTATCACCGATTCGACTTCAGGAAAATCGTTTGCCTTGCGAGCCCTCGGAGACGCAGCAGAAATCATCAATTCCGGCGGACTATTTTCTTATGCCAGAAAAATCGGCATGATCAGGGCCTGA
- a CDS encoding 3-isopropylmalate dehydratase large subunit produces the protein MGMTITEKILANHSGRDKVTPGENVWVNVDVLMTHDVTGPGTISIFKKEFGENAKLWDSDKVVVIPDHYIFTEDQHAKRNIVFLRDFVREQQIENFYDVGTPDYKGVCHIALPEEGFTRPGEVLFGTDSHTCTAGAFGEFATGIGNTDAAFIMGTGKLWVKVPQTQRFVFDGKMPEYLMAKDLILRIIGDIGVDGASYQAMEFAGDAVYSLNIEERMTLCNMVIEAGGKNGVIAPDEKTNEYVKARTDKTFTNVQNDRDAKFVAERKYDVSKLPPLVAKPHSPENVEPAENLSNVKVDRVYIGSCTGGKLTDFLAAAKILAGKKTVVDTFIVPATTDITRGLNETKLSGKSLKTIFEEAGCRIGNASCGACLGGPDDTFGRLNGAEVCISTTNRNFPGRMGSKKAQVFLASPLTAAASALTGKITDPRKFI, from the coding sequence ATGGGAATGACAATAACGGAAAAAATACTAGCCAACCATTCTGGCAGAGATAAGGTGACTCCGGGCGAGAACGTATGGGTTAACGTTGACGTGCTGATGACTCACGATGTCACGGGACCCGGCACAATCTCAATTTTCAAAAAGGAGTTCGGTGAAAACGCGAAGCTCTGGGACAGCGATAAAGTCGTCGTAATCCCCGATCATTATATTTTCACGGAGGATCAGCACGCGAAACGAAACATCGTTTTCCTCCGCGACTTCGTGAGAGAGCAACAGATCGAGAATTTCTATGATGTCGGCACGCCGGATTACAAAGGCGTCTGCCATATTGCACTTCCCGAAGAAGGTTTCACCCGTCCTGGAGAAGTTTTGTTCGGAACGGATTCACACACCTGTACCGCCGGCGCTTTCGGCGAATTCGCGACAGGGATCGGCAACACCGACGCCGCTTTCATAATGGGCACCGGCAAACTCTGGGTCAAAGTCCCGCAGACACAGCGCTTCGTCTTCGATGGTAAAATGCCCGAATATCTGATGGCGAAGGACCTTATCCTCAGAATCATCGGTGACATAGGCGTGGATGGTGCTTCTTATCAGGCGATGGAATTCGCGGGCGATGCCGTCTACAGTCTGAACATCGAAGAACGAATGACACTCTGCAACATGGTCATCGAAGCAGGCGGGAAAAATGGTGTCATAGCGCCTGACGAGAAGACAAACGAGTATGTCAAAGCGAGGACCGATAAAACTTTCACGAACGTCCAGAACGACCGAGATGCGAAATTTGTTGCTGAGAGAAAATACGACGTTAGCAAACTTCCTCCACTCGTCGCAAAACCACATTCACCTGAGAACGTCGAGCCGGCAGAGAATTTATCTAACGTGAAAGTCGACAGGGTTTACATCGGCTCATGCACCGGCGGCAAACTGACGGATTTTCTTGCAGCAGCAAAAATCCTGGCGGGAAAGAAAACGGTTGTTGATACTTTCATCGTTCCAGCCACAACCGATATAACCCGGGGCTTGAACGAGACAAAGTTGAGCGGCAAGTCCCTAAAGACAATATTTGAAGAAGCAGGCTGCAGAATCGGAAACGCAAGCTGTGGAGCATGTCTCGGCGGTCCCGATGACACGTTCGGTCGCTTGAACGGCGCAGAAGTCTGCATCTCGACAACTAACCGCAACTTCCCCGGCAGAATGGGTTCGAAGAAGGCGCAAGTATTCTTAGCATCTCCATTGACCGCAGCAGCCTCAGCTCTAACCGGGAAAATCACAGACCCGAGAAAATTTATTTAA
- a CDS encoding 2-isopropylmalate synthase, which produces MKDKIYIFDTTLRDGEQSPGCSMNTKEKLRMARQLEAMKVDIIEAGFPIASEGDFEAVKEIAKTIKGPTIAALSRATPLDIDRAFEAIQYSSKPRIHTFIATSDIHLKHKLKKTREEVFEQSVKAVEYAKKLTKDVEFSCEDASRSDLDYLCKIIEAVIDAGAVVVNLPDTVGYAIPFEYGNLIKTVRERVRNIDKAILSVHCHNDLGLAVSNSIAAVLNGARQVECTINGIGERAGNASLEEFVMAIRTRPEIFPFRCDVNTEEIYKASRLLSTLTGMMVQRNKAIVGANAFSHEAGIHQDGMIKSRMTYEIMTPESVGIKHSTLVLGKHSGRHALKKRFEELGYSLSPDEIENVYKEFTRLADKKKEILDEDLIAILNNESEHDEFSYSLSSLQVMTGTGVKSTAVMELTDGKETYCDSATGDGPVDAAFNAIERITKMCGQLVDYTITSVTWGGDAVGEVFVKVIFDNVIFTGHAASTDIVTGSVEAYLQATNRAVSAKNKKAPIGKPVNNQVDAI; this is translated from the coding sequence ATGAAAGACAAAATCTATATTTTCGACACGACCCTGCGCGACGGAGAACAGTCGCCCGGTTGCAGCATGAACACAAAGGAAAAATTACGAATGGCAAGACAGCTCGAGGCGATGAAAGTCGATATCATCGAGGCAGGTTTCCCGATCGCCTCCGAAGGAGATTTCGAGGCAGTCAAGGAAATTGCAAAGACTATCAAGGGCCCGACCATAGCCGCTCTCTCAAGGGCGACGCCCCTCGACATCGACCGGGCGTTCGAGGCAATTCAATACTCTTCAAAGCCGCGGATACATACTTTTATCGCAACGAGTGACATCCATCTTAAGCACAAATTGAAGAAAACTCGGGAAGAGGTCTTCGAGCAATCGGTGAAGGCGGTCGAGTACGCAAAAAAACTGACTAAGGATGTTGAGTTCAGCTGTGAGGATGCAAGCAGGAGCGACCTGGATTACCTGTGCAAAATCATCGAGGCGGTGATTGACGCGGGCGCGGTCGTCGTCAATCTACCCGATACCGTAGGTTACGCGATCCCTTTCGAATATGGAAACCTGATTAAGACTGTTCGCGAAAGAGTAAGAAATATTGACAAGGCGATTCTAAGCGTGCATTGCCATAACGACCTTGGCCTGGCGGTTTCAAATTCGATCGCTGCAGTACTAAATGGAGCGAGGCAGGTTGAATGCACCATCAACGGCATCGGCGAACGTGCCGGCAACGCCTCGCTGGAAGAGTTTGTCATGGCCATACGGACGCGACCCGAGATTTTCCCGTTCCGGTGCGATGTAAATACGGAAGAGATATACAAGGCAAGCAGACTTCTTTCGACATTGACGGGCATGATGGTACAGCGGAACAAAGCGATCGTGGGAGCAAATGCATTCTCTCACGAAGCAGGCATTCACCAGGACGGCATGATAAAAAGCCGTATGACATACGAGATCATGACGCCGGAGTCTGTAGGTATCAAGCATTCCACTTTAGTCCTGGGCAAGCATTCCGGCAGACACGCGCTGAAGAAAAGATTCGAAGAACTGGGCTATTCCCTGTCTCCAGATGAAATAGAAAATGTTTATAAGGAATTCACCCGGCTGGCCGACAAGAAGAAGGAAATCCTGGACGAGGACCTGATCGCGATTCTTAACAACGAATCCGAGCACGATGAGTTCAGCTATTCCCTCTCAAGCTTGCAGGTGATGACCGGAACCGGAGTCAAATCGACTGCAGTGATGGAACTGACCGACGGCAAGGAGACATATTGCGATTCGGCGACGGGAGATGGTCCGGTCGATGCGGCATTCAATGCAATAGAGAGAATAACAAAGATGTGCGGCCAGCTTGTGGATTACACGATAACATCGGTAACATGGGGCGGAGATGCCGTCGGCGAGGTTTTTGTAAAAGTCATCTTCGACAACGTGATTTTCACAGGACACGCCGCGAGCACGGACATCGTTACCGGAAGCGTAGAGGCATATTTGCAGGCGACAAACCGGGCCGTATCGGCAAAAAACAAAAAGGCTCCGATAGGAAAACCGGTGAATAATCAAGTCGATGCTATCTAA
- the cimA gene encoding citramalate synthase yields MEQIYLYDTTLRDGTQGEEISFSVEDKIKIAHRLDAFGMDYIEGGWPGSNPKDMEFFERMKTTKLKHAKLASFGSTCRASASPDSDENVAQLLRSETPVVTIFGKSWDMHVTTALGTTHERNLEIISATVKYLKDSGKEVVYDAEHFFDGFKSNPEYALKTLRAAESAGADFIVLCDTNGGTLSNEVEAIVKNARESVNTKLGIHAHNDSELAVSNSLAAVRGGCVQVQGTINGFGERCGNANLCSIIPDLQLKMGHPLVPEAKLKTLTELSRFVSEVANLQPRKNLPYVGQSAFAHKGGVHVSAVMKSARTYEHIEPDLVGNSRRVLVSDLSGKSNVLYKAEELGIDLSRSNGQVNAIVNELKSLENDGYVFEDADASLEILMKKDTGKAEIPFELEALRIIIEKNTNEGITHTEAVIKLRVGDKIEHTAAEGNGPVNALDNALRKALLQFYPHLSTTKLSDYKVRVVDGGDGTGAKVRVLIETADEESNWNTVGVSENIIEASWKALVDSIVYKMMKDNEKKKNAALRHPAYSIDK; encoded by the coding sequence ATGGAGCAGATCTATCTTTACGACACGACACTTCGCGACGGCACACAGGGAGAAGAAATCTCCTTCAGCGTCGAAGACAAGATCAAAATAGCACACCGCCTTGATGCCTTCGGCATGGATTACATCGAAGGAGGCTGGCCGGGATCGAATCCAAAGGATATGGAATTCTTCGAAAGAATGAAGACGACAAAACTAAAACATGCGAAGCTGGCTTCATTCGGAAGCACCTGCCGGGCATCTGCCTCCCCGGATTCGGACGAAAACGTCGCTCAACTATTAAGATCAGAGACGCCTGTCGTTACAATTTTTGGGAAGTCCTGGGATATGCACGTGACTACCGCCCTGGGAACGACACACGAAAGAAATCTCGAGATAATTTCGGCCACTGTTAAATACTTGAAGGACAGCGGCAAAGAAGTCGTCTATGATGCGGAGCATTTCTTTGACGGCTTCAAGTCTAATCCCGAATACGCGTTAAAAACGCTTCGGGCTGCTGAGTCGGCCGGCGCAGATTTCATAGTCCTGTGCGATACAAACGGCGGAACACTTTCGAATGAAGTCGAAGCTATCGTGAAGAATGCCAGGGAGTCCGTCAATACGAAGCTGGGAATACATGCACATAACGACTCCGAGCTTGCGGTATCGAATTCGCTTGCGGCCGTTCGCGGAGGATGCGTACAGGTACAGGGCACGATCAACGGTTTCGGAGAGAGATGTGGAAATGCAAATCTCTGTTCCATAATACCGGATCTGCAGCTCAAGATGGGACATCCGTTAGTGCCTGAGGCAAAGTTGAAGACTCTGACCGAGTTATCGAGATTTGTAAGCGAAGTAGCAAACCTGCAGCCGAGAAAAAATCTTCCTTACGTCGGACAAAGTGCCTTCGCACACAAGGGCGGAGTGCATGTAAGCGCCGTGATGAAATCGGCGCGAACTTACGAACATATCGAACCTGATCTCGTCGGAAATTCCCGGCGCGTTCTTGTCAGCGACTTGTCGGGTAAGAGCAACGTCCTCTACAAAGCAGAGGAATTAGGGATCGATTTATCCAGAAGCAACGGACAAGTCAACGCGATCGTAAACGAGTTAAAGTCGCTCGAGAATGATGGCTATGTGTTTGAAGATGCCGATGCTTCGTTGGAAATCCTGATGAAAAAGGATACGGGAAAAGCAGAAATACCGTTTGAACTCGAGGCGCTTCGCATAATTATCGAGAAGAACACGAACGAAGGAATTACGCATACCGAGGCAGTCATAAAACTGAGAGTCGGCGACAAAATCGAACACACCGCCGCCGAAGGAAATGGACCGGTCAATGCGCTCGACAACGCATTGCGAAAGGCGCTTCTCCAATTCTACCCGCACCTGTCGACTACCAAACTGTCGGATTACAAAGTCAGAGTCGTCGACGGCGGAGATGGCACAGGCGCTAAAGTCAGAGTCTTAATAGAAACAGCGGACGAGGAATCCAACTGGAACACGGTTGGAGTTTCTGAAAACATCATCGAAGCCAGCTGGAAAGCGCTGGTGGACTCAATAGTCTATAAGATGATGAAGGATAATGAAAAGAAAAAAAATGCCGCTTTGCGGCATCCCGCATACTCCATCGACAAATAG